From the genome of Apodemus sylvaticus chromosome 3, mApoSyl1.1, whole genome shotgun sequence, one region includes:
- the LOC127680396 gene encoding PRAME family member 12-like — protein MNFKTPPTLQQLARHSLLKDEALSINALQDMNNELFPPLFKDVFSSKQHNILRHMVAAWPFSCLPVGALMKTPDLETLKAVLDGLDLQMRQKVRPRRWNLQVLDLRDANHNFWNAWDGIEDGACPPDFSETQLLRNHPIQWGTQAVTVWININVNLRHTFEYNEYFYEWAKKRKDIQVNCQKVKFLPNPHYHPWHLLDIVEPSSIQELEIYKHFDLDTFAMISSDLDQMRNLQKLLLYNVHISLEQSGNKEMEDWCIRMIIPHFSKLHKLQHLYLNDVCFVNEHLDQVLRCLENPLETLAITRCKLSESDMSCLSQCPRVHQLKHLDLSGIDFINLSHEFLGSLLKKLTATLQKLELKGSMITDFQIDVLLPALSQCTQLTEVDFQMNFLSKDSLKKLLQHTANLRQLTKEMYSAPYEVYDELGNVLPQKFAQYCSELMVTLNVLRQPKEIYFVSNICAGCGGLCVYNMEATLCFCCQ, from the exons ATGAACTTCAAGACCCCTCCCACACTCCAGCAGCTGGCGAGACATAGCCTGCTGAAAGATGAAGCCTTGTCCATCAATGCTCTACAGGACATGAACAACGAGCTCTTCCCACCACTCTTCAAGGATGTATTCAGCAGCAAACAGCATAACATCCTGAGGCATatggtggcagcctggccctTCTCATGCCTTCCTGTGGGAGCTCTGATGAAGACTCCTGACTTGGAGACCTTGAAAGCTGTGCTAGATGGCCTGGATTTACAGATGAGACAAAAAGTTCGACCCAG GAGGTGGAACCTACAAGTGCTTGATTTACGAGATGCCAACCATAATTTCTGGAATGCGTGGGATGGAATAGAGGATGGTGCCTGCCCTCCAGACTTTAGCGAGACACAATTATTGAGGAATCATCCCATACAATGGGGAACACAGGCTGTGACTGTGTGGATAAACATTAATGTGAACCTCAGGCATACATTTGaatacaatgaatatttttatgagtgggcaaagaagagaaaagatataCAGGTAAACTGTCAGAAGGTGAAGTTTTTGCCCAACCCTCACTACCACCCATGGCATCTTCTGGATATAGTTGAGCCAAGTTCTATCCAGGAATTGGAAATATATAAGCATTTCGACCTGGACACCTTTGCAATGATATCCTCTGACCTGGACCAGATGAGAAACCTTCAAAAACTCCTTCTCTATAATGTCCACATATCTTTGGAACAGTCTGGAAATAAAGAGATGGAAGACTGGTGTATAAGAATGATCATTCCCCATTTCTCCAAACTCCACAAGCTCCAGCATCTCTATTTGAATGATGTCTGCTTTGTGAATGAACATCTGGACCAAGTACTCAG GTGCTTAGAGAATCCCTTAGAGACCCTTGCAATCACTCGCTGCAAGCTATCAGAATCAGATATGAGTTGTCTGTCCCAGTGTCCAAGAGTCCATCAGCTCAAACACCTGGATCTGAGTGGCATCGACTTTATAAATTTAAGTCATGAATTTCTAGGAAGCCTTCTAAAAAAACTGACAGCTACACTGCAGAAGCTAGAATTGAAGGGCAGTATGATCACGGACTTCCAAATCGATGTCCTCCTGCCTGCTCTGAGCCAATGCACCCAGCTCACTGAGGTTGATTTTCAGATGAACTTCCTATCTAAGGACAGCCTGAAGAAGCTACTGCAGCATACTGCGAACCTGAGACAGCTGACCAAGGAAATGTACTCTGCCCCCTATGAGGTCTATGATGAATTAGGTAATGTCCTCCCACAAAAATTTGCACAATATTGTTCTGAGCTAATGGTCACACTCAATGTTCTACGACAGCCAAAAGAGATCTACTTTGTGAGTAACATTTGTGCAGGTTGTGGAGGACTCTGTGTCTACAACATGGAGGCCACACTATGTTTCTGTTGCCAATGA